The Xanthobacter flavus genome includes a window with the following:
- a CDS encoding ABC transporter ATP-binding protein, with protein sequence MLKVSDVTAGYGRTVILQGLSLNVGRGEVVTIIGSNGAGKTTLLRTISGLVKPSAGTIEFDGKRIDRMSPDEIVGSGLIMVPEARQLFPVMTVRDNVLMGGYHPSVREGMMERFEEVLDIFPRVRERLTQLAGSLSGGEQQMVAIARGLMAKPKLLMLDEPSLGLAPIIVGQMFDVIDRICKSGTTVLLVEQKAFHALKIADRAYVIENGAIAIENTGAGLLADPHIKTAYLGI encoded by the coding sequence ATGCTCAAGGTCTCTGACGTGACCGCCGGCTACGGCCGGACCGTCATCCTCCAGGGCCTCTCGCTGAACGTGGGGCGGGGCGAGGTCGTCACCATCATCGGCTCCAACGGCGCCGGCAAGACGACACTGCTGCGCACCATTTCCGGCCTGGTGAAGCCGAGCGCCGGCACCATCGAGTTCGACGGCAAGCGCATCGACCGCATGAGCCCGGACGAGATCGTCGGCTCCGGCCTCATCATGGTGCCTGAGGCGCGCCAGCTGTTCCCGGTGATGACCGTGCGCGACAACGTGCTGATGGGCGGCTACCACCCGAGCGTCCGCGAAGGGATGATGGAGCGCTTCGAGGAGGTGCTGGACATCTTCCCCCGCGTCCGCGAGCGCCTCACCCAGCTCGCCGGCTCCCTCTCCGGCGGCGAGCAGCAGATGGTGGCCATCGCCCGCGGGCTGATGGCGAAGCCGAAGCTGCTGATGCTGGACGAGCCGTCGCTGGGCCTCGCGCCCATCATCGTCGGGCAGATGTTCGATGTCATCGACCGCATCTGCAAGAGCGGCACCACGGTTCTTCTCGTGGAGCAAAAGGCGTTCCACGCGCTGAAGATCGCCGACCGCGCCTATGTGATCGAGAACGGCGCCATCGCCATCGAGAACACCGGCGCGGGCCTTCTCGCCGACCCGCACATCAAGACCGCCTATCTCGGCATCTGA
- a CDS encoding DedA family protein, giving the protein MFDLSAVVTSLTAFVEEHHYLAPAVVFGLAFGESLALISFFIPATVLLLAIGALIEAAGLHFFPIWLAAAAGAALGDAISYWLGFHYKERAKGFWPLSRRPDLVARAEDFFQRFGVWGVAIGRFFGPLRAVVPLIAGVLAMRQSHFQIANVASAALWAFAMLAPGAAALKLMGL; this is encoded by the coding sequence ATGTTCGATCTGTCCGCCGTCGTCACGTCGCTCACCGCATTCGTTGAAGAGCACCATTATCTCGCGCCGGCCGTGGTGTTCGGGCTCGCCTTCGGGGAATCGCTGGCGCTGATCTCCTTCTTCATTCCCGCTACCGTGCTGCTGCTCGCCATCGGCGCGCTGATCGAGGCGGCGGGGCTGCACTTCTTCCCCATCTGGCTCGCCGCAGCCGCCGGCGCGGCGCTGGGCGATGCCATCTCCTACTGGCTCGGCTTCCATTACAAGGAGCGCGCGAAAGGCTTCTGGCCGTTGTCCCGCCGCCCGGACCTCGTCGCCCGCGCCGAGGACTTCTTCCAGCGCTTCGGCGTGTGGGGCGTCGCCATCGGCCGATTCTTCGGCCCGCTGCGCGCCGTGGTGCCGCTGATCGCCGGCGTGCTCGCCATGCGCCAGAGCCATTTCCAGATCGCCAACGTCGCAAGCGCGGCGCTGTGGGCCTTCGCCATGCTGGCGCCCGGCGCGGCTGCGCTGAAGCTGATGGGCCTGTAA
- the modA gene encoding molybdate ABC transporter substrate-binding protein, protein MSGFIASRRLILGLVFSAFAAAPLPAAAQETVTVFAAASLTNALQDIAKAYEAKGSKDIIKFSFAASSSLAKQMEAGAPANIFTSADLKWMAYTDAKGLTLPATRVKLLGNELVLVAPADKAKPVTISKSLDIDALLGPNGRIATGLTDSVPVGVYAKTAFTNLGLWDKVAPRIVGSESVRAALALVERGEVPYGVVYATDAAIAKNVKIVATFPADSYPPVDYPFALVKGQDTPAAKSFFAFIQSPDAKDIFKKYGFAVN, encoded by the coding sequence ATGTCCGGATTTATTGCCTCCCGCCGCCTGATCCTGGGTCTCGTCTTCTCCGCCTTTGCCGCCGCGCCGCTGCCCGCGGCCGCGCAGGAGACCGTGACCGTGTTCGCCGCCGCGAGCCTCACCAACGCCTTGCAGGACATCGCCAAGGCCTATGAGGCGAAGGGCAGCAAGGACATCATCAAATTCTCCTTCGCGGCCTCCTCGTCGCTCGCCAAGCAGATGGAGGCCGGCGCGCCCGCCAACATCTTCACCTCCGCCGACCTCAAGTGGATGGCCTATACCGACGCCAAGGGCCTGACCCTGCCCGCCACCCGCGTGAAGCTGCTGGGCAACGAACTGGTGCTGGTGGCGCCCGCCGACAAGGCGAAGCCCGTCACCATCTCCAAGAGCCTGGACATCGACGCCTTGCTCGGCCCCAACGGCCGCATCGCCACCGGCCTCACCGACAGCGTGCCGGTGGGCGTCTACGCCAAGACCGCCTTCACCAATCTCGGCCTGTGGGACAAGGTGGCGCCACGCATCGTCGGCTCCGAGAGCGTGCGCGCGGCGCTGGCGCTGGTGGAGCGCGGCGAGGTGCCCTACGGCGTCGTCTACGCCACCGACGCGGCCATCGCCAAGAACGTGAAGATCGTCGCCACCTTCCCGGCCGACAGCTATCCGCCGGTGGACTATCCCTTCGCCCTCGTGAAAGGCCAGGACACGCCCGCCGCCAAGTCCTTCTTCGCTTTCATCCAGAGCCCGGATGCAAAGGACATCTTCAAGAAGTACGGCTTCGCGGTGAACTGA
- a CDS encoding GMC family oxidoreductase, which yields MDSFDYIVVGGGTAGCILAARLSEDPRRRVLLLEAGGTDKGFWVPIPAGFSKLLSGSAFNWRFNTEPEPNTYDRPIVVPRGKGLGGSTLINGMIFVRGQKQDFDGWAQRGATGWGYDDVLPYFKKFERFDEADADPTVRGTDGPISIVRVAERPVLSEAFLSAAEEAGFPRNPDYNGKDQEGFGYYQVNQRGGRRWTVVDGYLRPALSRPNLKVVTHAQALRLVLDGRRVTGVVFRRDGREETATASGEVLLTAGAVQSPHLMELSGIGHPDVLKAAGIPVVHALPGVGNNYQDHFATRMNWRVKEPITLNEQTRGVALAKAVAQYFLTRKGILTLGTGLAHGFVKTRPGLAGPDVQYFFMHASYANAADRTLDHLPGMTIGVTQLRPHSVGSIHAKSADPLTPPAIRPNFLAMEEDRACLAAGMKIARDIVGQKAMDPYRAFEMNPGPDCRSDADFVEFARRTGQTIYHPVGTCSMGTGPQAVVDPHLRVVGIDGLRVVDASVMPTLVSANTAAAVMMIAEKAADLIKADGRG from the coding sequence ATGGACAGTTTCGATTACATCGTGGTGGGCGGCGGCACGGCAGGGTGCATCCTCGCCGCCCGGCTCTCGGAAGACCCGCGCCGGCGCGTGCTGCTGCTGGAGGCGGGCGGCACGGACAAGGGCTTCTGGGTGCCCATCCCGGCCGGCTTCTCCAAGCTCCTGTCGGGCAGCGCATTCAACTGGCGCTTCAACACCGAGCCCGAGCCCAACACCTACGACCGCCCCATCGTCGTGCCGCGCGGCAAAGGCCTCGGCGGCTCGACGCTCATCAACGGCATGATCTTCGTGCGCGGGCAGAAGCAGGACTTCGACGGCTGGGCCCAGCGCGGCGCCACCGGCTGGGGCTATGACGACGTCCTGCCCTATTTCAAGAAGTTCGAGCGCTTCGACGAGGCCGACGCGGATCCGACCGTGCGCGGCACGGACGGCCCCATCAGCATCGTGCGGGTGGCGGAGCGGCCGGTGCTGTCCGAGGCCTTCCTCTCGGCGGCCGAAGAGGCGGGCTTTCCCCGCAATCCCGACTACAACGGGAAGGATCAGGAAGGCTTCGGCTATTATCAGGTGAACCAGCGCGGTGGCCGGCGCTGGACCGTGGTGGACGGCTATCTGCGTCCTGCCCTCTCCCGCCCCAACCTCAAGGTCGTCACCCACGCGCAGGCGCTGCGCCTCGTGCTCGACGGTCGGCGGGTGACGGGGGTGGTGTTCCGGCGGGACGGGCGGGAGGAGACCGCCACCGCCTCGGGCGAGGTGCTGCTCACCGCCGGCGCGGTGCAGTCACCCCATCTGATGGAACTCTCCGGCATCGGCCATCCGGACGTGCTGAAGGCGGCGGGCATCCCCGTGGTCCACGCGCTGCCCGGCGTCGGGAACAATTATCAGGACCATTTCGCCACCCGCATGAACTGGCGGGTGAAGGAGCCCATCACCCTCAACGAGCAGACGCGCGGCGTCGCCCTCGCCAAGGCGGTGGCGCAGTATTTCCTCACCCGCAAGGGCATCCTCACGCTCGGCACCGGCCTTGCCCATGGCTTCGTGAAGACGCGGCCGGGCCTCGCCGGGCCGGACGTGCAGTATTTCTTCATGCACGCGAGCTACGCCAACGCCGCCGACCGCACGCTGGACCATCTGCCGGGCATGACCATCGGCGTCACCCAGCTGCGGCCCCACTCGGTGGGCTCGATCCATGCGAAGAGCGCCGATCCGCTGACGCCGCCGGCCATCCGGCCGAACTTCCTCGCCATGGAGGAAGACCGCGCCTGCCTTGCCGCCGGCATGAAGATCGCTCGCGACATCGTCGGGCAGAAGGCCATGGACCCCTACCGCGCCTTCGAGATGAACCCCGGGCCGGACTGCCGGAGCGACGCCGATTTCGTGGAGTTCGCCCGCCGCACGGGGCAGACCATCTATCACCCGGTGGGCACCTGCAGCATGGGCACCGGGCCGCAGGCGGTGGTGGACCCGCACCTGCGCGTCGTCGGCATCGACGGCCTGCGCGTGGTGGACGCCTCGGTGATGCCGACGCTGGTTTCCGCCAACACGGCGGCGGCGGTGATGATGATCGCCGAGAAGGCGGCCGACCTCATCAAGGCGGACGGCAGGGGCTGA
- the infA gene encoding translation initiation factor IF-1, which produces MAKEELLEFEGTVTEVLPDGNFRVRLDNDHQILAYAAGKMKKNRIRTIEGDRVVVEMSPYDLDRGRINFRHKAEGNAPPPGARRQQNFRRR; this is translated from the coding sequence ATGGCGAAGGAAGAACTGCTGGAGTTCGAGGGGACTGTGACGGAAGTGCTCCCGGACGGCAATTTCCGGGTGCGTCTCGACAACGACCACCAGATTCTGGCCTATGCGGCCGGCAAGATGAAGAAGAACCGCATCCGCACCATTGAGGGCGACCGCGTGGTGGTGGAGATGTCCCCCTACGATCTCGATCGCGGCCGGATCAACTTCCGCCACAAGGCCGAGGGCAACGCCCCGCCGCCCGGCGCCCGCCGCCAGCAGAATTTCCGCCGCCGCTGA
- a CDS encoding DEAD/DEAH box helicase — MTSFSSLGLAEPIVRALTEANHVTPTPIQAEAIPQVLNGRDLIGIAQTGTGKTAAFALPILDRLVRHPRRPDPKSVRALVLSPTRELSGQIVDNFEKFGRHANISVTLAIGGVPMGRQIRALARGVDVLVATPGRLMDLVENHAVKLDQVEMFVLDEADQMLDMGFVHAIRAVVRRLPHKRHSLFFSATMPPAIAELAGGMLHDPVRVAVTPVAKTADRVEQRVIHVDKPNKGQLLAEVLSTEDVDRALVFARTKHGADKVVRVLAKCGIAAEAIHGNKSQNQRDRVLLAFREGKIRTLIATDIAARGIDVTGVSHVINYDLPNVPESYVHRIGRTARAGREGIAISFCDHEERAYLKSIERLIKLQIPATDRRGAGMRFDIPAAPPIELEERDETAERNDFIGGRGGRPGQRGPQRSRGPRPEGGRGQSQRSEGQRAEGREQREPRGERPAGEGRPARAAQPRAERAPEGHRNGQGAGNGAGRRDGQNRSGEGRGARPQGEGRGGERGGDRGARPGNDLGGLGFMKAVSNRSERPAGRPAGAKRPVN, encoded by the coding sequence TTGACCTCTTTTTCGAGCCTCGGCCTCGCCGAGCCCATCGTTCGCGCCCTCACCGAAGCGAATCACGTCACTCCCACCCCCATCCAGGCTGAAGCCATCCCGCAGGTCCTCAATGGCCGCGACCTGATCGGCATCGCCCAGACCGGCACCGGCAAGACCGCTGCCTTCGCCCTTCCCATCCTCGATCGTCTCGTGCGCCATCCCCGCCGTCCGGACCCCAAGTCCGTCCGTGCTCTGGTGCTCTCGCCCACCCGCGAATTGTCCGGGCAGATCGTGGACAATTTCGAGAAGTTCGGCCGTCACGCCAACATCTCGGTCACGCTCGCCATCGGCGGTGTGCCCATGGGTCGGCAGATCCGGGCGCTCGCCCGCGGCGTGGACGTGCTCGTCGCCACCCCCGGCCGGCTCATGGACCTCGTGGAAAACCACGCGGTGAAGCTCGACCAGGTGGAGATGTTCGTCCTCGACGAGGCCGACCAGATGCTGGACATGGGCTTCGTCCATGCCATCCGCGCGGTCGTGCGCCGGCTGCCGCACAAGCGGCACTCGCTGTTCTTCTCCGCCACCATGCCCCCGGCCATCGCCGAACTGGCGGGCGGCATGCTGCATGATCCGGTGCGCGTCGCCGTCACCCCGGTGGCCAAGACCGCCGACCGGGTGGAGCAGCGCGTCATCCACGTGGACAAGCCCAACAAGGGCCAGCTCCTCGCCGAGGTTCTCTCCACCGAGGACGTCGACCGCGCCCTCGTCTTCGCCCGCACCAAGCACGGCGCGGACAAGGTGGTGCGCGTGCTCGCCAAGTGCGGCATCGCCGCCGAGGCGATCCACGGCAACAAGTCGCAGAACCAGCGCGACCGCGTGCTCCTCGCCTTCCGCGAAGGCAAGATCCGCACCCTGATCGCCACCGATATCGCCGCCCGCGGCATCGACGTGACGGGCGTGAGCCACGTCATCAATTACGACCTGCCCAACGTGCCCGAGAGCTACGTGCACCGCATCGGCCGCACCGCGCGCGCCGGCCGCGAGGGCATCGCCATCTCCTTCTGCGATCACGAGGAGCGGGCGTATCTCAAGTCCATCGAGCGGCTCATCAAGCTGCAGATCCCGGCCACCGACCGTCGCGGCGCAGGCATGCGCTTCGATATTCCCGCGGCTCCGCCGATCGAGCTGGAAGAGCGTGACGAGACCGCCGAGCGCAACGATTTCATCGGTGGTCGCGGCGGCCGTCCCGGCCAGCGTGGTCCGCAGCGCTCGCGCGGTCCGCGTCCCGAGGGTGGGCGTGGCCAAAGTCAGCGTTCGGAAGGACAGCGCGCCGAAGGTCGCGAGCAGCGCGAGCCGCGCGGTGAGCGTCCTGCCGGCGAGGGCCGTCCGGCCCGTGCCGCTCAGCCGCGTGCCGAGCGGGCTCCTGAGGGGCATCGCAACGGCCAGGGTGCCGGCAACGGCGCGGGCCGTCGCGACGGCCAGAACCGCAGCGGTGAAGGCCGTGGCGCGCGTCCCCAGGGCGAAGGCCGTGGCGGTGAGCGCGGCGGCGATCGTGGCGCCCGTCCCGGCAACGATCTCGGCGGCCTCGGCTTCATGAAGGCCGTATCCAACCGGAGTGAGCGTCCCGCGGGCCGCCCCGCCGGTGCCAAGCGGCCTGTGAACTGA
- a CDS encoding alpha-ketoacid dehydrogenase subunit alpha/beta, translated as MPETIALHPAAPWVELKTNEADWAAADPALLKELLAQMALIRAFEEKVLELAGEGLVHGPAHSSIGQEGGAAGSIVGLRPTDQVNGSHRGHHQFLAKALAYVAPGLDPTAPLSDDTHALLHRSLAEILGLEPGFGHGRGGSMHLRWGEAGAIGTNAIVGGGVPLAAGAAFAHKRAGTGDVAISYFGDGAVNIGAVLETMNLAAAWDLPLLFFIENNGYAVATTVEEATRETRLSGRGTGFGIPSFKVDGMDPLAVHLATQEALKIMRAGQGPAVIEADVYRYFHQNGALPGSAFGYRTKEEEAQWRARDPIKRTGAALVARGVLTQDDLDALTERAEAAMADAAAKLVETVGNKRRVMPGMWPDVSFVDEGIRGDLSELSGKRAEEEATYRGRLAERKFVDAIADVLHRRFETDERFVIMGEDIHKLKGGTNGATRGLAAAFPDRCLGTPISEGAFAGLAGGIAMDGRYRPIIEFMYPDFMWVAADPVFNQIGKARHMFGADVPVPLVLRTKIAMGTGYGSQHSLDPAGVFATSPGWRIVAPSTPFDYIGLMNAALACEDPVLVIEHVDLYQTSGAIPDGDLDYIIPFGKAKVVRPGRELTILTYSAMVHRSREAVEELGLDAEIIDLRSLDRAGLDWDTIGESIRKTNNVLIVEQGSLSTSYGGFLADEIQRRYLDWLDQPVQRVTGKIASPTISKVLERAAFAGKEEVIAGLAVTMAAKGTPLPGMPSAAL; from the coding sequence ATGCCCGAGACCATTGCCCTTCACCCCGCCGCGCCTTGGGTCGAACTCAAGACCAATGAGGCCGATTGGGCCGCCGCCGATCCGGCTTTGCTCAAGGAGCTTCTGGCGCAGATGGCGCTCATCCGCGCCTTCGAGGAGAAGGTGCTGGAGCTGGCCGGCGAGGGCCTCGTGCACGGTCCCGCCCATTCCTCCATCGGCCAGGAGGGCGGCGCGGCGGGCTCCATCGTGGGCCTGCGCCCCACCGATCAGGTCAACGGCTCCCATCGCGGCCATCACCAGTTCCTTGCCAAGGCGCTCGCTTATGTCGCCCCCGGCCTCGACCCGACCGCACCGCTGAGCGATGACACCCACGCGCTGCTCCACCGCTCGCTCGCCGAAATCCTCGGCCTCGAGCCCGGCTTCGGCCACGGGCGCGGCGGCTCCATGCATCTGCGCTGGGGCGAGGCGGGGGCCATCGGCACCAATGCCATCGTGGGCGGCGGCGTGCCGCTGGCAGCGGGTGCCGCCTTCGCTCACAAGCGCGCCGGCACGGGGGATGTGGCCATCTCCTATTTCGGCGACGGCGCGGTGAATATCGGCGCGGTGCTGGAGACCATGAACCTTGCCGCCGCGTGGGACCTGCCGCTGCTCTTTTTCATCGAGAACAACGGCTATGCGGTGGCCACCACCGTGGAGGAGGCGACCCGCGAGACGCGCCTCTCGGGCCGCGGCACCGGCTTCGGCATCCCCTCCTTCAAGGTGGACGGCATGGACCCGCTGGCGGTCCATCTCGCCACGCAGGAGGCGCTGAAGATCATGCGCGCCGGACAGGGCCCGGCGGTGATCGAGGCGGACGTCTACCGCTATTTCCACCAGAACGGCGCCCTGCCCGGCTCCGCCTTCGGCTATCGCACGAAGGAGGAGGAGGCCCAATGGCGCGCCCGCGATCCCATCAAGCGCACTGGCGCGGCGCTGGTGGCGCGGGGCGTGCTCACGCAGGATGATCTCGACGCCCTCACCGAGCGGGCCGAGGCGGCCATGGCGGATGCGGCCGCCAAGCTGGTGGAGACGGTGGGCAACAAGCGCCGGGTGATGCCCGGCATGTGGCCGGACGTGTCCTTCGTGGACGAAGGCATTCGCGGCGATCTCTCCGAGCTTTCGGGCAAGCGCGCCGAGGAGGAGGCGACCTATCGCGGCCGTCTCGCCGAGCGCAAGTTCGTGGACGCCATCGCCGACGTGCTGCACCGCCGCTTCGAGACGGACGAGCGCTTCGTCATCATGGGCGAGGACATCCACAAGCTGAAGGGTGGCACCAACGGCGCCACGCGCGGCCTCGCCGCCGCCTTCCCGGACCGCTGCCTTGGCACCCCCATCTCGGAAGGCGCGTTCGCGGGCCTCGCGGGCGGCATCGCCATGGACGGGCGCTACCGGCCCATCATCGAGTTCATGTATCCCGACTTCATGTGGGTCGCCGCCGACCCGGTGTTCAACCAGATCGGCAAGGCGCGGCATATGTTCGGGGCGGATGTGCCGGTGCCGCTGGTGCTGCGCACCAAGATCGCCATGGGCACGGGCTACGGCTCCCAGCATTCGCTGGACCCGGCGGGCGTGTTCGCCACCTCCCCCGGCTGGCGCATCGTCGCGCCCTCCACCCCGTTCGATTACATCGGCCTGATGAATGCCGCGCTGGCCTGCGAGGACCCCGTGCTCGTGATCGAGCATGTGGACCTCTACCAGACCTCCGGCGCCATTCCGGACGGCGACCTCGACTACATCATCCCCTTCGGCAAGGCGAAGGTGGTGCGGCCGGGGCGCGAACTCACCATCCTCACCTATTCCGCCATGGTCCATCGCAGCCGCGAGGCGGTGGAGGAACTGGGGCTCGATGCCGAGATCATCGACCTGCGCTCGCTCGACCGGGCCGGGCTCGACTGGGACACCATCGGCGAGAGCATCCGCAAGACCAACAACGTGCTGATCGTCGAGCAGGGCTCCCTCTCCACCTCCTACGGCGGCTTCCTCGCCGACGAGATCCAGCGCCGCTACCTCGACTGGCTGGACCAGCCGGTGCAGCGCGTGACCGGCAAGATCGCCTCGCCCACCATCTCCAAGGTGCTGGAGCGCGCCGCCTTCGCCGGCAAGGAGGAGGTCATCGCGGGCCTCGCCGTCACCATGGCCGCGAAAGGCACGCCGCTGCCGGGAATGCCCAGCGCCGCCCTCTAG
- a CDS encoding shikimate dehydrogenase family protein, whose product MTAPNPREISGLTKVYGILADPIHHVKTPQMLNALMAREGRDGVMVPFHVSSDDLPRLVDGLKAMKSLGGFVVTVPHKTAIVDLLDEVSDSARRIGACNVVRRDEDGRLIGDMLDGKGFVGGLKAAGIDPKGRSVYLAGAGGAANAIAFAFVEAGVARLTIANRTRAKAEDLAARLADAFPGAPVAIGTTDPEGHDIVANATSLGLKEGDALPFDASKLTSDQIVAEVIMQPEETAILAAARAKGCRTHPGKPMLVCQLDLMADFLGMRSVGAAA is encoded by the coding sequence ATGACCGCCCCGAACCCGCGCGAGATTTCCGGCCTCACCAAGGTCTATGGCATCCTCGCGGACCCCATCCATCACGTGAAGACGCCGCAGATGCTCAACGCGCTCATGGCGCGCGAGGGCCGCGACGGCGTGATGGTGCCCTTCCACGTCTCCTCGGATGACCTGCCGCGCCTGGTGGACGGCCTGAAGGCCATGAAGAGCCTCGGCGGCTTTGTGGTGACGGTGCCGCACAAGACCGCCATCGTGGACCTTCTGGACGAGGTGTCCGACAGTGCCCGCCGCATCGGCGCCTGCAACGTGGTGCGCCGGGACGAGGACGGGCGGCTCATCGGCGATATGCTGGACGGCAAGGGCTTCGTCGGCGGGCTCAAGGCGGCCGGCATCGATCCCAAGGGCCGCAGCGTCTATCTCGCGGGAGCGGGCGGCGCGGCCAATGCCATTGCCTTCGCCTTCGTGGAGGCGGGCGTCGCGCGCCTCACCATCGCCAACCGCACCCGCGCCAAGGCGGAAGACCTCGCCGCGCGCCTCGCCGACGCCTTCCCCGGCGCGCCGGTGGCCATCGGCACCACCGACCCTGAAGGCCACGACATCGTGGCCAACGCCACCTCGCTGGGCCTGAAAGAGGGCGATGCCCTGCCCTTCGATGCCTCCAAGCTCACCAGCGACCAGATCGTCGCCGAAGTCATCATGCAGCCGGAGGAAACCGCCATCCTCGCCGCCGCCAGGGCGAAGGGGTGCCGCACCCATCCGGGCAAGCCCATGCTGGTCTGCCAGCTCGACCTGATGGCCGATTTCCTCGGTATGCGCTCCGTGGGAGCGGCCGCGTGA
- a CDS encoding SDR family NAD(P)-dependent oxidoreductase — protein sequence MTGALTGRCALITGGASGLGLAVARAFRAEGASLVLLDLDPAAASIAEELGETLAITGSVTRKADIVAAFDAAEARFGPVDVCLANAGVSQNAPTLEVSEEEWERVISINLTGVFLTAQEAGRRMIAQGGGSLLLMASMYGIVAAPERIGYCASKAGVAMMAKALSCEWAGQGVRVNALAPGYVRTPFLDDLAERGRLDLDKLKARTPMGRLIETEEVARMAVFLASDQASAVTGQVMAVDGGWTAYGYL from the coding sequence GTGACCGGCGCCCTCACCGGCCGCTGCGCCCTCATCACCGGCGGCGCCTCCGGCCTCGGCCTCGCCGTGGCGCGCGCCTTCCGGGCGGAGGGGGCTTCGCTCGTGCTGCTCGACCTCGATCCGGCTGCCGCGTCCATCGCGGAGGAGCTGGGCGAGACCCTCGCCATCACCGGCTCTGTGACGCGCAAGGCGGACATCGTGGCCGCCTTCGATGCGGCCGAGGCGCGGTTCGGGCCGGTGGACGTCTGCCTCGCCAATGCCGGCGTCTCGCAGAACGCCCCCACCCTTGAGGTGAGCGAGGAGGAGTGGGAACGGGTCATCTCCATCAACCTCACCGGCGTGTTCCTCACCGCGCAGGAGGCCGGCCGGCGGATGATCGCGCAGGGCGGCGGCTCGCTACTGCTCATGGCCTCCATGTACGGCATCGTCGCCGCGCCCGAGCGCATCGGCTACTGCGCCTCCAAGGCCGGCGTCGCCATGATGGCCAAGGCGCTGTCCTGCGAATGGGCCGGCCAAGGCGTGCGGGTGAATGCCCTCGCCCCCGGCTATGTGCGCACCCCCTTCCTCGACGACCTCGCCGAGCGCGGCCGCCTCGACCTCGACAAGCTCAAGGCCCGCACCCCCATGGGCCGGCTGATCGAGACCGAGGAGGTGGCGCGCATGGCCGTCTTCCTGGCGTCCGACCAGGCGAGCGCGGTGACCGGTCAGGTCATGGCCGTGGACGGCGGCTGGACCGCCTACGGCTACCTGTGA